In the Bicyclus anynana chromosome 22, ilBicAnyn1.1, whole genome shotgun sequence genome, ACAAATAGTGCCTAGTTAAAGACCTTGTGAACGCCACTGTCCATGCCGtgtattttttgacggcctccgtggcgcggtggaatttacaaaacagaggtccagagttcgatgcccggctgggcagattgagattttcttaacttgtcCAGGTCTtaacgcgatttagcgttccggtacgatgctgtgtagaaaccgaaaggggtgtggattttcatcctcctccttacaagttagcctgcttccatcttagactgcatcatcacttaccatcaggtgagattgtagtcaagagctaacttgtaaagaaaaaaaaaacaagtgtctTAATAtgataaagtaattaaataaaatctatttaaacaggtaaagtttgtggtattgtaggcgGTAATCTCtgggatctactgaaccaatttctGAAAATTCTTGTACCGTTAGAAAGCCAGGtgttagtgtcataggctatattttatctccgtattctcacgggaacgggaactacgcgggtgaaaccgcggagcgtgcTCGTTAGGTATAAATACAAACCTGGAAATGTTGGTAAGGGTGCTGAGACCCTCGTAAATGTGGTAATTCTGAGGGTTCTCAATGATGGCGTCGGCAATAACCTTTCTATTGCCGAAGATGGTTTTGTGGTTGTAGTACGTCGTTAGATAGCAATCAACCATCTTCGCATGGTTCCTTACGCGGACCTAAAAATAAGGATAAAATGTTACAATtaacatttcatcatcatcatcatcatcatcatgaacaacccatattcagctcattgttgagcatgagtctccttatagaatgagagggtttaggctaataatccaccacgctagctAGCCCAAGGAAGACTTGACAaatgtagagaattgagaaaattctcaggtttcctcacaatgttttcccttcaccgtttgaaacacgtgatattttattttcttaaattgcatataacagaaaagttagaggtgcatgccccggaccggatttgaacctacggcCCTCGATTCGAAGGCCACTGGGCAATCACAGCTCTTTGCAagctattttaatttacatttatacctattataataatcattttcattaataacaatcaattgagaacctcctcatccttgaagtcggttaaaaatgataatttacAGTTAGGTACTATGATTGACATATTAGTCTAGTAAAATAGATGAAACTATTTTTTGGATACAATGATATCCTCATAAGAACTAGatctacgcgagtgaaatcaCAGGATGTTCTAATTCTTAGTTGTAAAGAATTAGAACATCTGTGAAAttacaaatcgaccaatagctgCCGAATCCATAATATCGCTCTCCCTTTCGATGCGGTATAACGAAagatagaataatatttttgattcgcactattggtcgacaacaGTCAATTTTATGTCTTTGTGACTTTCTGAGatagatacctactcgtatctccTGTTTAtttaagtgttcatttacacgagcgatAGCTGCTACCGTCGACGTCTCGTCGGCAGCCAACGGGAGTCGACTGCAGTGGATTACCGCCGCCGAGAcatcgctgactgcagtcgactgcggtcatCTTTAGaattgccgctcgtgtaaaggAACCCTTATGCCTACAGGTCGACGATAGATATAGTCCTTACCGCAAATCTCCTGGCGCTGGCTATCTTGTTCTCGATACGCCGATCGACCGCCTGCCGTAGGTCTCTCAGCAGTTCCCTCTCCTGGGCCTGCAGGAGGCGCACCGGCGCGCCCGGCTCGTAGGGCAGCGACCACAGCGATACTGTGTACATCACAGGCGGCTGTGGGGAGCTCATCAGCGGAGATATGTTCCAGATCAGTGCGCTCTGCACTCGCATCAGCTCTTCTGGCTTCACTGAATCCGCTTTGTTCAGCACGATGCGCGTCTGTTTaacgaacattttaaacatTAGATTCACTTTAATCATAATTAATCACACATAATTCAATGACGTGTTGTTATTTTTGAATTCTCATGGATCATAAGATGATcgtcaatttaattaaaatataggtTTTATGATCCGAATTAGACCTTCACCTATTTGTTTACAGGATgaagtttttttatatcaaaatatatattacgaGTGATACACTTCACACCAAGACACTACTAAAGCACCTTTTGCCAAAAACGTTAAACATTAACGCAATTCTATAGCAGTGTTCCTATAACTCCACACTGTGTTCATTTGAGTATATTGCCTAAAAATCTGCTGAGCAAACTATTATTgaccattattaactatcattaataattaatttatagtttgCCCAAGAGATTTTTAGGCAATCTACTCAAATGTCACTGAGTCATAAAAACACTGTTAAAGAATTGCACTGTTTAACGTTCTAGGCAAAGGCTGCTTTAGTAGTGTTTCCGGTTTTTTTATGAACCTTGTATAGCTCCTATTACTGTAGACAAAATTATTCAATAGAGGGGTGTtctaagtttgacgtgtctgtctgtggtacctaccatagctcccgaacgtatgaagcgatttcaatttaggtttttttgtatcaaaggtgacttacgggcgagtgtttgacgaaaatcggttgagctgttcaaaagttgtgggggttaaAAATGTCCCGAATGTcagcaaatatactcgagtgcggtctcaattgaaagcgcactgaaaaacGAACATTGATGACTTCATAGAGAGcgttattaataatttcatgacattcggggtttttcaaaattttcaatttttatacgATACACATAACTGATGAAGCTGTCCTGAAAACTTACTTGAGATTCTCGGCCTTTTAGCTGATCGAGGATAGCCTCTGTTTCAGGTCCAACATCAAGTTTGGATGGATCGTACACGAGGAAAATGATGTCAGCGCGATCTATGAACCATTGGCACGCGTCGTTGAATGGAAACACTCGCGATACTTGTTTTCTGACCTCTAGTATTCCAGGGATTTCAACAATGTTTacctaaaattttacaaataaatcttAATCACCAccaatatcaatatttattacttttcaaGCACCTAACTGATTACCTTTTCTAGTAATTTACTGGGATACCTAAGACCCCTTAGACGTTCTTCTAAACCTTGTCCAAATTTCTGTAACCCGGAGAAGGTCCAATCAGCTGCCAATTGAGTGCCATCTAGCACCTGGGGCTCTTTTCCgtacattaaaatattgaagtaaGCTGGAGATGGTTCAGCAccttaaaaaatttataaattaggttattttctactttattaataaaaaaaaagtttacaggaaataagtaaatgaaaatatcccACCTGTTCTTAAGGACCATTCTGTAAACTCTATTCCAGTCAAATAGTTCAATATTGAAGATTTTCCACCACTCCATGGTCCCATAAATAGCACTAAGGGTTTCGAAAATATTTCAGGGTCACCAAAATGTCTATTACTCAGGTCTCTGTACTTATAAAGAGTTTCCAGTGGCTTTATAGAAGTCTCATAAAGTCTTTTCAAGTCTCTTAGCACAATATCGGCtgatttttcaataattaacTCTGCCTCGCTTGCGTCTTCATCTAATCTTAAGATTTGAATAATGTGGTCACGGGACCTCAGGTTGTCAGGAATCTCACctgtctgtaaataaaaaatccaattacattatatatttatacaaaatttgcTAATTCTATTGATTatatgaaagtttatatggaaactTACTAAAAGTAAATCTTCTTCTGGTGCACCTTCTTCACTTTCTTCGCCCTCTTCAGAACCAGCTTCTTCAGATTTTTCAGAATCCTCTTCACTTACTTCTTTTTCTTCGCTTTCTTCCTTTACCTCATCCTCTGCGCTAGTTTCTTTAGTGtcatcttctttttcttctgaTTTATCTTCTGCAGTATCACCTTCAACAGATTCATCTTTCTCTGCTGACTCTTGTTCTTCTTCAGATTTCTCCTCTGCCTCCTCCTTTACAGTTTCTTCCTCAGACTCCTCTTTGTCTTTTTCTTCTTGGGAATCACTCGTGTCTTCTTTAGGTCCCTCTACTTCATCAGATTCAGCCTTTTCTTGAGATCCATCGTCACCTTCTGTTTTAGTGTCTTCATCACTTTCACCTTCAGCCTTGGCTTCATCAGCTTCTTCAGATGCATCAGTAGATTCCTCAGATTTGTCTTCATCCGCTACTGCTTCAGATTCTGCAGTATCATCAGCCTCTTGTTCTTCGGATTCTGCTTCTTGCTCTTTGCTCTCAGCTTCATCTTCTTTTGAATCCTCTTTAGTCTGATCATCCTCTTTACTGTCATCAACATCTTCTTTACTGTCTTTACCATCTTCTTTGCTATCTTCGGAATCTTCCTTGCTCTCAGCCTCGTCAGCTACCTCGCCactttctaaaaaatatttgtgattATTAAGTCTATAAATCTGTaacttataaattttaaatatatgtaattttgctacataatcaaattttttaagtactatattttacacaataaataacaatatttgctTATACAGGGCAAAAAGTATCGACTTTATAAACTAACgttagcgtgaaattcagttagatttttccgggattaaaagttaCAAGGATAAGTCTTTACATAAACAGTAATATGTTTATTCAGATAATTATCTACCTTCCTTCAAAATTTCactcaaatcggtttagtaattgcGGTATCAAGGAgtaataatatacgagtataggtacgcgcaaacacacacacaaactttcgcttttataaaattagcatGTCATGTCATTTATGTAAGTTTCTAATGTGTACGTATGATTACATACACAttagtatttattgtattggTGGCCACTAAAGGActattatatatactataaggactattatatatattaaatatactaatattattattaaaaaaacaacctttttcggtttcttgTTCGTCAGCAGATGCGTCTTCTTTGCTGTCTCCGTCAATTTCCTTGCTGTCTCCATCAATTTCTTTGCTATCTCCATGAGTTTCTTTGCTATCGTCTGCTTCTTTTTCGGCACTATCAGTCTCTTCTGTTGTCTCATCTTCTTTTGAGTCGGTATCGGCAGGGGTTCCTTCGTCTTCATAGGATACTTGAGACACATACGGTTCATCTGCAACTTCTACTGATGGCGCATCTTCTTTGCTATCTGCGTCCTCACCACTGTCGCCCTCTGCCGTTTCGCCTCCTTCTGCTGAAGTTTCTTCTTTCGTATCGTCATCTACACTAACTTCACTTGATTCGTTTTTTTCTGTAGATTCTAAAACATAAATCTAAAATTCATATTTACCTTCATGAAATCTAGTGTTTACTTTCAATATCTACataattttttgataatattgaCCCATTCGCAAGGGGTTCTAGgatattctttgttttttgAAATACGTCAAAATTTAGTACCTGGTTCTGTGTCTCCCGATTCGAGTTCTTTAAGTGCTTTTTCGATATATGGACGGCATTGTGACTCGGAAGGAATGTCGTCATCGGCTGGAAGAAACACTCAAGTAAATAATAGTTCAAACAAAACACTAAATACCTATATCTAAGCTTCTTAACATCGTCAACTAATTTGGCGTTTGCAGGGCTTTGACCTACGTTCTTTTGCAAAGGCTGCAGTTTGTGCACTTACTGTTATGGAGGTTAACGGGCTTAACCTATATAATGGATACAATTTAAACGTTGTATCGATCACTACCACTGTTATCTCTTACCACTATTATcataacactagctgacgccgtgcgatttcacccgcgttagtcccgtttccgtaggagtatggggataatatatagcctatagccttcctcgataaatgggctatctgactgaaagaatttttcaaataggaccagtagttcctaatattaccgcgttcaatgaaacaaacaaacaaactcttcagctttatattattagtattattagtatGATACTTATAGTGGTCGCTGAAATGttcgaaaatatttaatgtgtTGTGTGCATTGACTTCTGTGGTTGTGTGTGTTATTTAACTTACGGTGCCGAAACATGGACACTGACAACGAAGCTAGTCCACACACTCCAAGTCGCTCAACATGCTATGGAGAGAGCTTGGAATCTCTTTGAgggataaaatccggaacgaaGTGATTCGACAAAGAACGAAAGTGACCGACATAGCTCTCAGGGATAGTACATTGAAGTTGCCGTGGGCTTATCATGTCTGTCGGACGACCGATGGTCGTTGGAGTCGTAAGGTCCTTGAGTGGAGACCGCGTCTCGGTAAACGAAGTGtgccccccactaggtggagcgaCGACTTCCGTAAGGTGGCTGGCATcgattggatgcaaaaagccaGAGATAAAGCGGGCTGGCGGTACTTAAAAGAGGCCTAAATCCAGCAGTGGATGCATATTGACTGATAATGATGTGTAATCTTGGTCCAAGCTTTTTGGAGTTCACGAATCAGAGCCGTACCTTGCTCtacaatctatattaataaccACACTCCTAAATTTCAAATACTATGGATAAGTTATGATTTGACGAAGGTCATTCTCTCTTTAGAAACGTAAATACAAATAGTCTAGTAGTAAAGAGATCTTGTAAATTGTTTCATATGATCATCTGTACTGCTAtatctttacaaatattatacagaggtaaagtttctgaatgagtcgtgatagcccagtggatatgacctctgccatcgaATCCGAGAgcgtaggctcgaatccggtccggggcatgcagctccaacttttcagttatgtgcatctcaataaattaaatatcgctAAAGGAGCAACAAACGTGAAAAATAGTAAAGTAAGcaagattttaagaaattaaatatcaccgtgtctcaaacggtgaaaaataTCTCGAGGAaacctatttatatatttgagaattttcttaattctctacgtatgtgaagtcattgggccagcgtggtggattattggcctaacccctctcatcctgagaggaaactcctgctcaacagtgagccgaatttaggTTGCTCatgatgaaagtttgtgagtttgagTGTCTGTGAGGTAGAAAAATCTTTACCTTTTGGTAAAAGATTAGTCTATTGatagccacgtcatttgtgagtgtcgctatatttttaactgacgaAAAGTTAACAATTCGtcgtgtacctacctatatttttttgtatgtatgaacacttgtttatttatttcattagaaTACATTTGGAAATTTGAAAAttcccatataaatttggaaaaaagaaTCCGTCCCTGAGGGTAGGAAAACCCTCAGGGACCCTCATAGGGGATGATTGATGATAGAGCCAGAGATTGccccctacaatatcaaaaactttacctctttataagaTTTTAGTAgacgccacacggtttcactcgtgtagtGCCCGTTTCCTTGAGAATATGGAGATATTAGTAGACATATAgcttataagctatatattatccactcTTTAAGTGGTAAGCGaggactttctagtggtaaacgggttttcaaaatcggtgcagtacATCCAGAAATTACTTccaacaacctcacaaactttatccctatataatat is a window encoding:
- the LOC112055493 gene encoding sarcalumenin: MWTERSQWWRFTWCVLLAVSALALAARADDDIPSESQCRPYIEKALKELESGDTEPESTEKNESSEVSVDDDTKEETSAEGGETAEGDSGEDADSKEDAPSVEVADEPYVSQVSYEDEGTPADTDSKEDETTEETDSAEKEADDSKETHGDSKEIDGDSKEIDGDSKEDASADEQETEKESGEVADEAESKEDSEDSKEDGKDSKEDVDDSKEDDQTKEDSKEDEAESKEQEAESEEQEADDTAESEAVADEDKSEESTDASEEADEAKAEGESDEDTKTEGDDGSQEKAESDEVEGPKEDTSDSQEEKDKEESEEETVKEEAEEKSEEEQESAEKDESVEGDTAEDKSEEKEDDTKETSAEDEVKEESEEKEVSEEDSEKSEEAGSEEGEESEEGAPEEDLLLTGEIPDNLRSRDHIIQILRLDEDASEAELIIEKSADIVLRDLKRLYETSIKPLETLYKYRDLSNRHFGDPEIFSKPLVLFMGPWSGGKSSILNYLTGIEFTEWSLRTGAEPSPAYFNILMYGKEPQVLDGTQLAADWTFSGLQKFGQGLEERLRGLRYPSKLLEKVNIVEIPGILEVRKQVSRVFPFNDACQWFIDRADIIFLVYDPSKLDVGPETEAILDQLKGRESQTRIVLNKADSVKPEELMRVQSALIWNISPLMSSPQPPVMYTVSLWSLPYEPGAPVRLLQAQERELLRDLRQAVDRRIENKIASARRFAVRVRNHAKMVDCYLTTYYNHKTIFGNRKVIADAIIENPQNYHIYEGLSTLTNISRYDLPDPETYRDFFRLNSLYEFQQLSATCTYFRGCPINRLDVAIAYDLPELVGKYKKMVETATPQGMPKS